One Peptococcaceae bacterium DNA window includes the following coding sequences:
- a CDS encoding alpha-amylase family glycosyl hydrolase: MRHDVRIHYDNGYGFLEPVMWVWVSDGATLEREVESAGRDDFGPYFDLSYNRSSFNFLFKDGKGKEVRWEEGRHNRTFHRHMGKEIWSMAGRHNVYQVLPASPVGNVKDYHRMIKHLVPGDNFYFPDTDVSGLGIPSMLGASLLNDGSVLFGFFHPRAARVYLVGNFNDWQCPGHPAAREEQFIEMQLYRGFYYQPNIWLARIRPDRSWREIEYKFYLQGGSAETERYVPDPYTRLYSDDYKNRNSVVVDPTKFKWTDQEWKTPEVKDLILYELNVYGFTDNDSEIPEEIQGTFKGVTRRIKSGYFERLGITALALMPTSEVPVKRGLGYEPCTFMAVEKDFGTPDDFREMINEAHRHGLAVIIDQVFNHTSNDFNPLWNLIDDGSGRGGFYFAGETMWGNRVATGKEEVDNMLIDSCKLFIKEYHVDGFRFDATHSYFLDHRLLHRLAHEIKDTGFKPDAILIAENLPNEQDLNIEGYNGYAQWSNIFHDKVKALLREGVFENVPNSPENIGTMIYFSKDSFAAHTNNVINYCESHDENSVQFEVATGGPRLNDPLIKDRKARLGLMTTMVSLGQPMIYMGQEFGIERERNRIKVAWDNDSEASRKFYQWTCGLINLRKKHEALRLCGYNPADEGKFTWVIAPWLPEKRGGGKRVAGWIADGGRDSSGKLLVMLNFEGVDVPVEIDVRAPGRWAKLADLNSIRGDSPSEAAAEGSEFIETSTGMVSEFLLPPYSGFIYNYRGDAN, from the coding sequence GTGCGGCATGATGTGCGTATACACTACGACAACGGTTATGGATTTCTGGAACCGGTCATGTGGGTATGGGTCAGCGACGGGGCGACGCTGGAAAGAGAAGTGGAGTCCGCCGGCCGGGATGATTTCGGCCCATATTTCGACCTGTCTTACAACCGCTCCAGTTTCAACTTCTTGTTTAAGGACGGTAAAGGGAAAGAAGTACGCTGGGAAGAGGGGCGGCACAACAGGACCTTTCACCGGCACATGGGGAAAGAAATATGGTCCATGGCCGGCAGGCACAATGTTTACCAGGTTCTGCCGGCCAGCCCGGTGGGGAACGTCAAAGATTACCACCGGATGATCAAGCACCTGGTACCCGGGGATAATTTCTATTTCCCCGATACCGATGTCTCAGGGCTTGGTATTCCTTCCATGCTGGGCGCCAGTCTTTTAAACGACGGGTCCGTCTTGTTCGGCTTCTTTCACCCGCGGGCGGCCAGGGTTTACCTGGTCGGCAACTTCAATGACTGGCAGTGCCCGGGCCACCCTGCCGCCCGGGAGGAACAGTTCATAGAAATGCAGCTTTACCGGGGCTTTTATTACCAGCCCAACATCTGGCTGGCCAGGATCAGGCCGGACAGGAGCTGGCGGGAAATAGAATACAAGTTTTACCTTCAGGGCGGCAGCGCAGAAACGGAACGTTATGTACCCGATCCCTACACCAGGCTGTACAGCGATGATTATAAAAACCGCAACTCGGTCGTTGTTGACCCGACAAAATTCAAGTGGACCGACCAGGAATGGAAAACACCGGAGGTAAAGGATTTAATACTTTACGAACTTAACGTATACGGTTTTACTGACAATGACTCCGAAATACCGGAAGAAATCCAGGGAACGTTCAAAGGAGTCACCAGGCGCATAAAGAGCGGCTATTTTGAGAGACTGGGGATAACGGCGCTGGCCCTGATGCCCACCTCCGAGGTCCCGGTAAAGCGCGGTCTGGGCTACGAGCCCTGCACTTTTATGGCCGTGGAAAAAGACTTTGGGACGCCGGATGACTTCCGGGAGATGATCAACGAGGCTCACCGGCATGGACTTGCCGTAATAATCGACCAGGTTTTCAACCACACCTCGAATGATTTCAATCCCCTGTGGAACCTGATCGACGACGGTTCCGGCCGGGGCGGGTTTTATTTTGCCGGGGAGACGATGTGGGGCAACAGGGTGGCCACGGGAAAAGAGGAAGTGGACAACATGCTTATCGACTCCTGCAAGCTGTTTATCAAGGAATACCATGTCGACGGTTTTCGTTTTGACGCCACCCACAGCTATTTTCTCGATCACCGGCTGCTGCACCGCCTGGCCCACGAAATCAAGGACACCGGTTTCAAACCGGATGCCATACTTATTGCCGAAAACCTGCCCAACGAGCAGGACTTGAACATTGAAGGATACAACGGTTACGCCCAGTGGTCGAACATTTTTCATGACAAGGTCAAGGCGCTGCTTCGCGAGGGAGTATTCGAGAATGTTCCCAACAGCCCGGAGAACATAGGGACAATGATCTATTTCAGCAAAGACAGCTTCGCCGCCCACACCAACAACGTGATCAACTATTGTGAAAGCCATGACGAGAACAGCGTGCAGTTTGAAGTGGCGACAGGCGGCCCGCGTCTCAACGACCCGCTTATCAAAGACCGCAAGGCCCGCCTGGGATTGATGACCACCATGGTATCCCTGGGCCAGCCAATGATTTATATGGGACAGGAGTTCGGCATAGAAAGGGAAAGAAACAGGATTAAGGTGGCATGGGATAACGACTCCGAAGCGAGCAGGAAGTTTTATCAATGGACTTGCGGGCTGATAAACCTGCGGAAAAAACACGAGGCCCTGAGGCTTTGCGGGTATAATCCCGCAGACGAGGGTAAGTTTACCTGGGTAATAGCACCCTGGCTGCCGGAAAAAAGAGGAGGGGGAAAAAGGGTTGCCGGCTGGATAGCCGACGGCGGGCGCGATTCATCCGGCAAACTGCTGGTTATGCTTAACTTCGAAGGCGTTGATGTTCCGGTGGAGATCGATGTCCGCGCACCGGGCCGCTGGGCGAAGCTGGCGGATCTCAACAGCATAAGAGGCGACAGCCCAAGCGAAGCGGCAGCGGAAGGAAGCGAGTTCATCGAAACATCCACAGGCATGGTCAGCGAATTCCTGCTGCCTCCTTACAGCGGTTTTATCTACAATTACAGGGGTGATGCTAACTGA
- the thiW gene encoding energy coupling factor transporter S component ThiW: MNIYRLTFSALLIAVGVITSHLIYIPVGVAKCYPVQHTINVLSAVLLGPWYAVFNAFTVSLLRNILGTGSLLAFPGSMIGAFLAAVAYRKTGRLLPAVLGEITGTGILGALAAYPVAKFVLGKSTAALFFVVPFLASTTGGSIIGYFILKCLPLREASQKLATGEKK, encoded by the coding sequence ATGAACATTTACAGGCTTACTTTTTCCGCCCTGCTGATTGCAGTCGGCGTCATCACCAGCCATCTCATTTATATACCGGTCGGCGTGGCCAAATGCTATCCCGTCCAGCACACCATCAACGTGCTGTCAGCCGTGCTGCTGGGACCCTGGTACGCCGTGTTCAACGCCTTTACCGTCTCGCTGCTGCGCAACATCTTGGGAACCGGGTCCCTGCTGGCCTTCCCCGGCAGCATGATCGGGGCGTTTTTGGCCGCTGTCGCTTACCGGAAAACAGGCCGGCTTCTGCCCGCCGTCCTGGGCGAAATCACCGGTACGGGAATACTGGGTGCGCTGGCCGCCTACCCGGTGGCAAAATTTGTTCTGGGCAAAAGCACCGCAGCCCTTTTCTTCGTCGTGCCGTTTCTGGCAAGCACTACGGGGGGAAGCATCATCGGTTATTTCATTCTAAAATGCCTGCCGCTCAGGGAAGCCTCGCAAAAACTGGCCACGGGTGAGAAAAAGTGA
- the thiD gene encoding bifunctional hydroxymethylpyrimidine kinase/phosphomethylpyrimidine kinase, protein MKNVLTIAGSDSCGGAGIQADLKTFAAHGVYGMSVITAVTAQNTQGVLAVQDIDAEVIARQIEAVFTDIEVSAVKIGMVSLSRSIAAIAGKLKQYRAQNIVVDPVMISKSGYDLLKPKAKTALIKNLLPLALIVTPNLFEAEAITGTAVKTLEDMKETAVMIHKMGPKNVLIKGGHLQEEAVDVLFDGCDFKYFTGPRIYTKNTHGTGCTLSSAIAANIARGLSLEEAVSKAKEYITTAIEHALSIGSGPGPVNHFYELYKKTGLG, encoded by the coding sequence GTGAAAAACGTTTTAACGATCGCCGGTTCCGACAGCTGCGGCGGAGCGGGAATCCAGGCGGACCTGAAAACATTTGCCGCCCACGGGGTATACGGAATGAGCGTGATCACTGCGGTGACCGCGCAAAACACCCAGGGCGTTCTGGCAGTGCAGGATATTGACGCCGAAGTCATAGCCCGGCAAATCGAGGCCGTTTTTACGGACATCGAGGTGAGCGCCGTAAAAATCGGCATGGTCTCACTGAGCCGCTCCATTGCCGCTATTGCCGGGAAGCTGAAACAATACCGGGCCCAAAATATCGTCGTGGACCCGGTGATGATCTCCAAAAGCGGTTATGACCTGTTGAAGCCGAAAGCAAAAACGGCCTTGATCAAAAACCTGCTGCCGCTGGCCTTAATCGTGACACCCAATTTGTTCGAAGCGGAAGCAATCACGGGAACCGCCGTCAAAACCCTCGAAGACATGAAAGAGACGGCGGTGATGATTCATAAAATGGGGCCTAAAAATGTCCTGATCAAAGGCGGGCACCTCCAGGAGGAGGCGGTCGATGTCCTCTTTGACGGCTGCGATTTCAAATATTTTACCGGGCCGCGAATTTATACGAAAAACACCCACGGGACCGGCTGCACCCTTTCTTCGGCCATAGCGGCCAATATCGCCAGGGGACTTTCGCTGGAAGAAGCGGTGTCGAAGGCCAAGGAATACATCACCACGGCCATTGAACATGCCCTCTCCATCGGCAGCGGTCCCGGTCCTGTAAACCATTTTTACGAGCTGTATAAAAAAACGGGCCTGGGTTAA
- the thiC gene encoding phosphomethylpyrimidine synthase ThiC, translating into MTQLEAARKGIVTKEMEKAALFDKTDPESLREKIAAGEAVLPCNINHRHIRPMAVGKGLSTKVNANIGTSDAFPQVEKELEKLAAAVKAGAHSVMDLSTGGNIDLVRKKIIEASPVMIGTVPIYQVLVEKQRKGYGMVEMTAEEIFEGIEKHCADGADFITVHCGVTLEVIEELKNRGRVMDIVSRGGSFITAWMLHHKKQNPLFEQFDRLLDIARKYDVTLSLGDGLRPGCLADATDSPQIKELIILGGLVKRSREAGVQAMVEGPGHVPLDQIEANMKLEKTLCHNAPFYVLGPLVTDVAPGYDHIVSAIGGAIAASSGADFICYVTPSEHLGLPSAEDVKEGVIAARIAAHAADIVKGVKGAREWDLEMAKARKKLDWKKQIELAIDPEKAARMRKDKNEDDQEYCTMCGKFCAYKLVSEYLGTEYTRC; encoded by the coding sequence ATGACCCAGCTGGAAGCGGCAAGAAAAGGGATAGTTACTAAAGAAATGGAAAAGGCCGCCCTGTTCGATAAGACGGACCCGGAGTCCTTGCGGGAAAAAATTGCCGCCGGGGAAGCAGTCCTGCCCTGCAACATCAACCACCGCCACATTCGCCCCATGGCTGTGGGCAAGGGTTTGTCCACCAAGGTAAATGCGAACATCGGCACTTCGGACGCCTTCCCGCAGGTAGAGAAGGAACTGGAAAAACTGGCCGCAGCGGTGAAAGCCGGCGCTCATTCGGTAATGGACCTGAGCACGGGGGGAAACATTGACCTGGTCAGAAAGAAGATAATCGAGGCCAGCCCGGTTATGATCGGGACCGTCCCCATTTACCAGGTGCTTGTCGAAAAGCAAAGAAAAGGTTACGGGATGGTTGAAATGACCGCGGAAGAGATCTTCGAGGGGATCGAGAAGCACTGCGCGGACGGGGCCGATTTTATCACCGTGCACTGCGGGGTAACCCTGGAGGTCATCGAGGAGCTGAAAAACCGGGGCCGGGTTATGGACATCGTCTCCCGGGGCGGTTCGTTTATCACGGCCTGGATGCTGCACCATAAAAAACAAAACCCGCTGTTTGAACAATTCGACCGGCTGCTGGACATAGCCCGCAAGTATGACGTCACTTTGAGCCTAGGGGACGGGTTGAGACCCGGCTGCCTGGCGGATGCCACCGATTCCCCGCAAATCAAAGAACTGATCATCCTGGGTGGACTGGTGAAACGGTCTAGGGAAGCAGGCGTGCAGGCGATGGTGGAAGGCCCCGGTCATGTGCCCCTGGACCAGATTGAGGCCAACATGAAACTTGAAAAAACGCTCTGCCACAACGCGCCTTTTTATGTCCTGGGACCCCTGGTGACCGATGTCGCCCCGGGTTATGACCACATTGTCTCGGCCATAGGCGGAGCTATTGCGGCTTCTTCGGGCGCCGATTTTATCTGCTACGTGACGCCGTCGGAACACCTGGGCCTGCCTTCGGCGGAGGACGTGAAGGAGGGCGTTATTGCCGCCAGGATTGCCGCCCATGCCGCGGATATCGTCAAAGGCGTAAAAGGGGCCAGGGAATGGGACCTGGAAATGGCCAAAGCGCGTAAAAAACTGGACTGGAAAAAACAAATCGAACTGGCCATCGACCCGGAAAAGGCCGCAAGGATGCGCAAAGATAAAAACGAGGATGACCAGGAATACTGCACAATGTGCGGGAAGTTTTGCGCCTATAAGCTGGTCAGCGAGTACTTGGGAACTGAGTATACCCGCTGCTGA